GAAGTAATTTCAGGAATAAATATTCTGGATGTGCCTACAAAAACAGAAAGTATTCATCATGTTTTAGCTAAAGAACAAAATAATATCAGAGTTCATTTTGATTTATTTATAATCGAAGGAACACCGGGAAAAATAAAATGGGAGAATGGGATTTTAAGTTATAAAAATGAGTACGAAGTTCTATTGTACCATTTTAGCAGTTATAAGAACAACGTTTTTTCGAATATGAAAAAATGGAAAAAAATACCGGATTGCTTTTACATTGATAAATACAATATAAGAAAATATTCAAATTACAATATCTCCGCCAAATGGACGGACAGTATAAAGCCAAATCTTAAAAAATTTCTTTTGAGATAGATATGTCTTGTTCTAAATTTTTGAATATAAAACCAATGCTAACTATAGAAAAAGGCAAATATTCATATATGAATAGAGATATTTTTATTGGCAAAAATGATAAAGAACAAAATTATGTATGTTATCAGGATAATGGTAATCAGTTTGATTTAATCAAAATGATTTTTCATGCTAAATATTTTTTTAATGCACATACCAAACAATATTATAAAGATGAAAAAAATAGTTTCTCCGAGGTATTGCTTGACGGAAACTTAATTAAATACTCCAAATCATAAATTTAATGAAAATAATTCAATCATTTTGGTCGCAAAATCTGACGGATCCATTAGCAGAAAATTATGGATGGCTTTCAGAACCCCATAATTGGCTAAGCTGGATATTGAGTGCTAATCAATTAGCTAAATTTTATAAAGTAGAATTATATACAGATCAAAAAGGATATGAAATATTAATAGATAAGCTACAATTGCCTTATCATAAAGTTCATGTTGTTTTGGATGAACTCAATCATTATCATAAAAGTCTTTGGGCAATGCCTAAAATTAAGACTTATAGTCTTCAAAATGAACCTTTTTTGCATGTTGACGGAGATGTATTTATTTGGAAAGAGTTTTCGGATGATTTATTAAGTGGTGATTTTATTACTCAGAATTTAGAAATTACAACCGAATACTATGAAGAAATGTGGAAGGATATCTATCCTAATTTAGTTTTCGTTCCCAATGAAATGAAAGATTATATTAATAATCATAATAATTATGCCTACAATATGGGTATAATAGGAGGTAATAATTATGATTATTTCAAGAAATATGCAGCCATTTCTTCTGATTTTGTGGATAATAATAAATCAGTTTGGAATTCGATTAACGGGTTTAATTTCAATATTTTTTTTGAACAAGTATTGTTTTATAACATGGTAAAAGAGTCTTCTGAGAAAGTTAATTGCTTGTTTTCGGACACTCCAAATGATAATAATTATATAGGATTTGGAGATTTTGACAAAGTGCCTAATCAAAAAAGCTATCTGCATTTATTAGGGACTTATAAAAAAAGTGTGAGTATTTGCAATAATCTGGAAACTTATGTGATCAAAGAATATCCGCAATATTTTGAACGCTTAAGAAAATTGTTTCCTTCTCATTTTTCGCATTATGATATGTCTTTTGATTCGTCTAAAAATCTGGATTTGAAAAATGAATTCAAATTGCAAAATGCGTTCAATACAAAACAAGAATTTTCAAGTGAGTATATTATAGGAAGAAATTTTATGGCGTTAGAATTTCCACAAGAATTTGATGATTTAATTGCTCAAAACAGAGCTTTTGAATTATTAAAATTATCGGAGGTTGTAATAGGAGATGTTTTCAACGAAGAATTAAATGAAAATTTAAGATCTGTTATTGTACCTGAATTGGGAGATCTGATGTCGCGTTTAAGCATAGACGAAATTGATGAATTGATTTTACAGGAATTAGACAAACCAATACTTTACGACAAGCTTATTGTTCATATGACTGCTTATTTAGAAGAGGATGTAGACGAACACGGAAGAAAGGATTTTATTGAATTGATTCAGAATCGAATCCGATTTTTTCTAGTGGAGAAAGTACTTTTTTTAAAAATAATGGTTGAAGAAACAGATTTAATTCCATCAAAATGACAGACTTTTTTTATTTAAAAAAATATCTTCAGGAACATAAATATTATCAATTCGAAGAGAAAATATTATTTGAATTAGAATCACATCCTGATTATCCAAGTTTAGTGGCAATTGTTGATGTATTCAATTATTATGATATCGAAAATATTGCGGCAAGAGTAGATCAAAGTGAGCTGATAAATTTGCCTGAAACGTTTCTTTCTGTTTTTTGCACCCATACGGGAAATGAAATTGTTTACACAAAAAAAAGAGGACAGAATTTTGAAATTCAATTTGC
This genomic window from Flavobacterium sp. 9 contains:
- a CDS encoding DUF6734 family protein, which gives rise to MKIIQSFWSQNLTDPLAENYGWLSEPHNWLSWILSANQLAKFYKVELYTDQKGYEILIDKLQLPYHKVHVVLDELNHYHKSLWAMPKIKTYSLQNEPFLHVDGDVFIWKEFSDDLLSGDFITQNLEITTEYYEEMWKDIYPNLVFVPNEMKDYINNHNNYAYNMGIIGGNNYDYFKKYAAISSDFVDNNKSVWNSINGFNFNIFFEQVLFYNMVKESSEKVNCLFSDTPNDNNYIGFGDFDKVPNQKSYLHLLGTYKKSVSICNNLETYVIKEYPQYFERLRKLFPSHFSHYDMSFDSSKNLDLKNEFKLQNAFNTKQEFSSEYIIGRNFMALEFPQEFDDLIAQNRAFELLKLSEVVIGDVFNEELNENLRSVIVPELGDLMSRLSIDEIDELILQELDKPILYDKLIVHMTAYLEEDVDEHGRKDFIELIQNRIRFFLVEKVLFLKIMVEETDLIPSK